The following is a genomic window from Polaribacter atrinae.
AAATCTCTTATTTCTCAAATTCATATTATAGAACCAGGAGAAACAGTTGGGTACAACAGAGCATATACTGCCAAAAGACAAAGTAAAACTGCAACAATACCTATAGGTCATGCAGATGGTTTATCTAGAAGATTAGGAAATAAAAAGGGCTATGTTCTTATCAATAATCAAAAAGCACCAATTATTGGTAACGTTTGTATGGATATGATTATGGTAGATATTACTAAAATTGACTGTTCAGAAGGTGATGAAGTAATTATCTTTAACAATCAAGAAATGATACAACATATTGCAGATGTTTCTGAGACAATACCTTACGAAACATTAACAGCTATCTCTCAACGTGTTAACAAAACGTTAAAGTCATGAAAATTTTTATTACTTTTGTAATCTAACGAATATTAAAAATAATAAAAAATGGGAATGCTTAAGGAGTTTAAAGACTTTGCAATGAAGGGAAACCTTATTGATATTGCAGTAGGTTTTGTAATGGGTGCAGCTTTTAAACAAGTTGTAACTTCTTTTACAGGAGGAATTGTTTCTCCACTGATTGGATTAATATTTAATGCAGATTTAAAAGATTTGAAATGGATTGCAAAAGAAGGCGTTGTAGATGATGCCGGAAAAGTTGTTGGAGAAGTAGCTGTTTTATACGGAGATTTCTTAACAAACGTTATCGATTTTATTATTGTTGCTTTTGTAATGTTTATGATTGTAAAAGGTATTAACGCAACTAAAAAGAAAGAAGAACCAGCTCCAGCAGCTCCTGCAGGACCTAGTCAAGAAGATTTATTAGCAGAAATTAGAGATTTATTAGCTAAAAAATAAACTTCTATATTTTTATACCAAACAAAAACCCAAGCATTAGCTTGGGTTTTTTATGTAATATTATTTTTAACTATTAAGATTTTATAACGTCTTCTTGTAAATTTTCAATAAATTGTTCTACAGAAACGCCATTTTCAACAGAAAAATCACCAATTTTGGTTCTTCTTAATACTGATAAATGCGCTCCAGAGTTTAAAGCCAACCCAAAATCATAAGCTAAAGACCTAATATAAGTACCCTTACTACAAACCACTCTAAACTCTACTTCTGGTAAATTTATTTTTGTAATTTCAAATTCTGTTGTACTTACAGTTCTTGCATTAATTTCTGTAGTTTCTCCTTTTCGAGCCAATTCATACAGACGTTTTCCATCCTTCTTTATTGCAGAAAAAATAGGTGGTTTTTGCTGAATATCACCAATAAACTGTTTGGTTGTTTCATGCAACAGATCTTCAGTAATATGTTCTGTAGCATACGTTTTATCAACCTCCGTTTCTAAATCGTAACTTGGAGTGGTTGCTCCTATTGTAAATGTACCTGTATATTCTTTTTCCTGCCCTTGATAGACATGTATCTCTTTAGTTTGCTTACCTGTACAAATAATTAATAAACCAGTAGCAAGAGGATCTAAAGTACCTGCATGACCTACTTTAATTTTCTTAATATTAAAACGTTGCCTAATTTCCCAACGAAGCTTGTTAACTACTTGAAAAGAGGTCCAATTTAAAGGTTTATCAATTAATAAAACTTGACCATTTTTAAAGTTTTCTTCTGTCATAAACACTACATTATTTCAAAGTGAATTCCTTAAAAAGTATTACAGGATTCATAATTATAAAGATCCTGCTTTTCAGCAGGAATAGTTGAATTATCAATTTTATAACCTTATTAGGTAATTTATAAAATTTGAGTTTTACTAATTTAAGAGCGAGTAACCAATTGCAACAAAACCAACAATAGCACAGTATAAAGAGAAATAAGATAACTTACTTTTTTTAACTAATGCAATCATCCATTTACAAGCCAATAAACCAGACAAGAAAGCAGCAACAAAACCTGCTGAAATTGGTATAATTTCAGATGAATGAAAACTAATATCTCCACCTAATAAATCTTTACCAATCTTACCAAAAATTAAAGGTACCACCATTAAAAAAGAAAAACGTGCAGCCCTTGTTCTATCTATACCTAGTAAAACAGAGGTAGAAATTGTTGCACCAGATCTAGAAATACCAGGTAACATAGCAATTGCTTGAGAAATACCTATAAGTACAGAGTTGGAAAAAGAAACTTCTTTATTGGTGTTTTTAGCTTTATCCGCTAACAATAAAAGTACTGCGGTTACCAACAGCATAACCCCTACTAATAAAATTTTTCCTCCAAAAAAAGATTCTAATTCTTTTTCGAAAAGTAAACCAACCATAACGGCTGGCAACATAGAGATAATTATTTTTAAAGAAAACTTGCTTTCATCATTCCATTTAAACTGAAACAGTCCTTTAAAAATTTCTGCTACTTCTTTTCTAAAAATAACCAAAGTACTTAATGCCGTAGCAAAATGTAATACTACTGTAAAAGTTAAACTCTCTTCGGGTATAGATGTATCTCCTAAAATTACCTTAGCTA
Proteins encoded in this region:
- the mscL gene encoding large conductance mechanosensitive channel protein MscL translates to MGMLKEFKDFAMKGNLIDIAVGFVMGAAFKQVVTSFTGGIVSPLIGLIFNADLKDLKWIAKEGVVDDAGKVVGEVAVLYGDFLTNVIDFIIVAFVMFMIVKGINATKKKEEPAPAAPAGPSQEDLLAEIRDLLAKK
- the truB gene encoding tRNA pseudouridine(55) synthase TruB encodes the protein MTEENFKNGQVLLIDKPLNWTSFQVVNKLRWEIRQRFNIKKIKVGHAGTLDPLATGLLIICTGKQTKEIHVYQGQEKEYTGTFTIGATTPSYDLETEVDKTYATEHITEDLLHETTKQFIGDIQQKPPIFSAIKKDGKRLYELARKGETTEINARTVSTTEFEITKINLPEVEFRVVCSKGTYIRSLAYDFGLALNSGAHLSVLRRTKIGDFSVENGVSVEQFIENLQEDVIKS
- a CDS encoding undecaprenyl-diphosphate phosphatase — translated: MDILEAIILGIIQGLTEFLPVSSSGHLELAKVILGDTSIPEESLTFTVVLHFATALSTLVIFRKEVAEIFKGLFQFKWNDESKFSLKIIISMLPAVMVGLLFEKELESFFGGKILLVGVMLLVTAVLLLLADKAKNTNKEVSFSNSVLIGISQAIAMLPGISRSGATISTSVLLGIDRTRAARFSFLMVVPLIFGKIGKDLLGGDISFHSSEIIPISAGFVAAFLSGLLACKWMIALVKKSKLSYFSLYCAIVGFVAIGYSLLN